The following are from one region of the Coffea eugenioides isolate CCC68of chromosome 2, Ceug_1.0, whole genome shotgun sequence genome:
- the LOC113760037 gene encoding uncharacterized protein LOC113760037 encodes MPRSSRTGELQYNPEIEKTARALRKATRERVEASSSSTGHNSVVDFVDSFSETEEINSSMANERTLRELAAPDLNQQPLCITYPILDVEFELKSGLIHLLPSFHGLSGEDLHKHLKEFYVVCSTMKPQGVTEEQIKLRVFPFSLADKAKDWLYYLPSGSISTWTDMKKHFLEKFFPASRAASIKKDICEIRQFNGETLHEYWERFKGKKSANAQQFGDRQDNTTRRVNELAIGQTQQLKTCGICYGSSHPTDMCPTLQDDSTEQANAVGFPGPPQRRYDPYANTYNPGWRDHPNFSYAARPPGFPQQPQYQPRPQLSQQQSAPKSVNRLESQLSGKLPSQTIVNPKKNASAITLKSGKELPKPSKRISEQAIEEELEKEGNVSQPRALEQPDFGEKSTQVVTPPPPFPSRLAKSKKQEQE; translated from the exons ATGCCtagatcttctcgtacaggtgaactGCAATATAATCCTGAGATAGAGAAGACTGCTCGTGCATTGAGAAAAGCAACAAGAGAACGAGTAGAGGCATCCTCCTCATCTACTGGACATAATtcagtagtagattttgtggatTCATTTAGTGAGACGGAAGAGATAAATAGCAGCATGGCTAATGAACGGACATTGAGAGAATTGGCTGCACCAGATTTAAATCAACAGCCTCTATGCATTACTTATCCTATATTAGATGTTGAATTTGAGTTGAAATCTGGACTAATCCATTTACTTCCTTCTTTTCATGGCTTATCAGGTGAAGATCTCCACAAGCATCTCAAAGAATTCTATGTGGTTTGCTCGACAATGAAACCCCAGGGAGTCACAGaggagcaaattaaattaagagtctttccattttccttagccgaTAAAGCTAAGGATTGGCTCTATTATCTGCCCTCTGGGTCAATATCCACATGGACAGACATGAAGAAGCATTTCctagaaaaattctttcctgCATCCCGAGCTGCAAGCATTAAGAAAGACATCTGTGAAATTCGACAATTCAATGGAGAGACTCTACATGAATATTGGGAAAGATTCAA AGGCAAGAAGTCTGCAAATGCTCAACAATTTGGAGACAGGCAGGATAACACAACTCGTAGAGTCAATGAG TTAGCTATAGGACAAACGCAGCAATTGAAAACATGTGGAATCTGCTATGGTTCGAGTCATCCAACAGATATGTGCCCCACACTCCAAGATGATTCGACTGAGCAGGCTAATGCAGTTGGATTTCCAGGACCACCTCAGAGGCGGTATGATCCCTATGCAAACACCTATAATCCAGGATGGAGGGATCATCCTAATTTTAGTTATGCAGCAAGGCCACCAGGATTTCCACAACAGCCACAATATCAACCTAGACCTCAACTTTCACAGCAACAATCTGCTCCTAAATCAG TCAATAGATTGGAGTCCCAATTATCTGGAAAGCTACCCTCGCAGACAATTGTTAACCCCAAGAAAAATGCTAGTGCCATCACATTAAAAAGTGGCAAAGAGTTACCTAAGCCGAGCAAGAGAATTTCTGAACAAGCAATCGAGGAAGAGCTCGAAAAAGAGGGAAATGTGTCTCAACCTAGGGCCTTGGAACAaccagattttggagaaaaatcaacACAAGTGGTTACACCTCCGCCTCCATTTCCTAGTCGACTGGCAAAGTCCAAAAAACAAGAGCAAGAATAG